In a genomic window of Glycine max cultivar Williams 82 chromosome 13, Glycine_max_v4.0, whole genome shotgun sequence:
- the LOC100816837 gene encoding protein MLN51 homolog isoform X2 gives MATTTEEGVEYESDPEEATRSLAMRRRREASDDEEGDADADGRDSATADRRITHSDDSDGEGGVADYDDEEELEEEEEEEEEEEEEGEERVGLEHEHEHEGGANGTVVKDSDDADVKAPLEESGNGNEEEKKENEPFAVPTAGAFYMHDDRFRDNAGARHRRMRGGRRLWESKDDRKWGHDKFEEITLQERHYKEGRRPSKGNFRGRGGKTRGVDHSGRYVRGSRKGYDNRGNQTQAPKSVVRGRGPQRPGKQPEKASHASLGKTFAPVSNSKSDPVPAKKQVFASNLNYASPPFYPSSSSNKDISVAPKGDVQTGGTGRTVRPGVVDEGFLVQQNNVLLRGKNVVDHVSMEKLYIDGPGTPSVGKAFNNMHIPPPGSSGVNPSQSAHPRGHGRSGAVPVQMNYQPVTSHNQPSKIDPTQLPAIQRTAPGRTSPSLQAPAPQVGNRPGSGSQASSPPKTSSAISSLDSGEIDAASDSDKLKGALVGKGRGAPQGSGRGSFVYGGAMGTAGNISGTHGDHNFPTFLPVMQFGGQHPGGIGVPAVGMAFPGYVGQPQLGLGNSEMTWLPVLTGAAGALGAAGALGATYCPPYLTVDGAYHARQSGQTSATPISSKENNVNKANNEWKSPQKSEPVNDEFGQRQNKPRRYSEMNFGQ, from the exons ATGGCTACGACGACTGAAGAAGGGGTCGAGTACGAGAGTGATCCCGAAGAGGCCACGAGATCGCTCGCAATGCGGAGAAGGCGTGAGGCAAGTGATGACGAAGAAGGTGACGCCGACGCTGACGGAAGAGACTCCGCCACCGCCGATCGCCGGATAACTCATTCCGATGACTCCGACGGCGAGGGCGGCGTGGCAGATTATGATGACGAAGAAGAgttggaagaggaagaggaagaggaggaggaagaagaagaggaaggagAAGAGAGGGTTGGACTTGAACATGAACATGAACATGAAGGAGGTGCTAATGGCACAGTGGTTAAAGATTCCGATGATGCTGATGTGAAAGCCCCTTTGGAGGAATCAGGGAATGGaaatgaagaagagaagaaagagaatGAACCATTTGCGGTGCCCACTGCTGGAGCCTTTTATATGCACGATGATAGGTTCAGGGACAATGCCGGTGCACGCCACAG GCGTATGCGTGGTGGAAGGAGACTGTGGGAGTCCAAGGATGATAGGAAGTGGGGACATGATAAGTTTGAGGAAATTACTTTGCAGGAAAGGCACTATAAAGAG GGAAGGAGACCTTCTAAGGGTAATTTTCGAGGCCGTGGTGGTAAAACACGAGGTGTTGACCACAGTGGAAGATATGTTAGAGGTAGCCGGAAAGGGTATGATAACAGAGGCAATCAAACTCAAGCACCAAAGAGTGTTGTGCGAGGGAGAGGACCCCAGAG aCCTGGGAAGCAGCCAGAGAAAGCATCACATGCTAGTTTGGGAAAAACTTTTGCTCCTGTCTCTAATTCGAAGTCTGATCCTGTGCCTGCTAAGAAACAAGTGTTTGCATCAAATTTGAATTATGCATCCCCCCCCTTTTACCCTTCGAGTTCTTCCAACAAAGATATAAGTGTGGCACCAAAAGGGGATGTCCAAACGGGTGGTACAGGCAGGACTGTTCGCCCTGGTGTTGTGGATGAGGGTTTTTTGGTTCAACAGAACAATGTACTTCTTCGAGGAAAGAATGTTGTTGATCATGTCAGCATGGAGAAGCTATATATTGATGGGCCTGGCACTCCATCTGTTGGAAAGGCTTTTAACAATATGCATATTCCACCACCTGGATCTTCTGGAGTTAATCCTTCTCAGTCTGCTCATCCAAGAGGTCACGGGAGGAGTGGAGCAGTACCAGTGCAGATGAATTATCAGCCTGTTACCTCTCATAATCAACCAAGTAAAATTGATCCAACACAACTCCCGGCTATTCAAAGAACTGCTCCAGGGCGAACTTCACCTTCTTTGCAAGCCCCTGCTCCACAGGTTGGTAATCGACCTGGTAGTGGGTCTCAAGCTTCATCTCCCCCCAAAACATCCAGCGCGATTAGTTCATTGGATTCTGGAGAAATTGATGCAGCTTCAGATTCCGATAAATTGAAGGGTGCATTGGTTGGGAAGGGAAGGGGAGCTCCACAGGGTAGTGGAAGGGGCTCTTTTGTTTATGGTGGAGCTATGGGGACTGCTGGAAATATCAGTGGTACTCATGGAGATCATAACTTCCCAACCTTCTTGCCCG TTATGCAATTTGGAGGGCAACATCCCGGTGGCATAGGAGTTCCTGCTGTTGGCATGGCATTTCCTGGATATGTTGGTCAGCCTCAACTTGGTTTGGGAAACTCTGAAATGACCTG GCTACCAGTTTTGACTGGGGCAGCGGGTGCTTTAGGGGCAGCGGGTGCTCTAGGGGCTACATATTGTCCACCCTATCTCACTGTTGATGGTGCTTATCATGCCCGACAATCAGGACAAACATCTGCAACACCTATTTCAAG CAAGGAAAATAATGTGAATAAAGCTAATAATGAATGGAAATCACCACAGAAATCAG AGCCTGTAAATGATGAGTTTGGACAGAGGCAAAATAAGCCCCGCAG ATACTCGGAGATGAATTTTGGGCAATGA
- the LOC100816837 gene encoding protein MLN51 homolog isoform X1: MATTTEEGVEYESDPEEATRSLAMRRRREASDDEEGDADADGRDSATADRRITHSDDSDGEGGVADYDDEEELEEEEEEEEEEEEEGEERVGLEHEHEHEGGANGTVVKDSDDADVKAPLEESGNGNEEEKKENEPFAVPTAGAFYMHDDRFRDNAGARHRRMRGGRRLWESKDDRKWGHDKFEEITLQERHYKEGRRPSKGNFRGRGGKTRGVDHSGRYVRGSRKGYDNRGNQTQAPKSVVRGRGPQRYEPTNKNNDSASQVQNKQPGKQPEKASHASLGKTFAPVSNSKSDPVPAKKQVFASNLNYASPPFYPSSSSNKDISVAPKGDVQTGGTGRTVRPGVVDEGFLVQQNNVLLRGKNVVDHVSMEKLYIDGPGTPSVGKAFNNMHIPPPGSSGVNPSQSAHPRGHGRSGAVPVQMNYQPVTSHNQPSKIDPTQLPAIQRTAPGRTSPSLQAPAPQVGNRPGSGSQASSPPKTSSAISSLDSGEIDAASDSDKLKGALVGKGRGAPQGSGRGSFVYGGAMGTAGNISGTHGDHNFPTFLPVMQFGGQHPGGIGVPAVGMAFPGYVGQPQLGLGNSEMTWLPVLTGAAGALGAAGALGATYCPPYLTVDGAYHARQSGQTSATPISSKENNVNKANNEWKSPQKSEPVNDEFGQRQNKPRRYSEMNFGQ, translated from the exons ATGGCTACGACGACTGAAGAAGGGGTCGAGTACGAGAGTGATCCCGAAGAGGCCACGAGATCGCTCGCAATGCGGAGAAGGCGTGAGGCAAGTGATGACGAAGAAGGTGACGCCGACGCTGACGGAAGAGACTCCGCCACCGCCGATCGCCGGATAACTCATTCCGATGACTCCGACGGCGAGGGCGGCGTGGCAGATTATGATGACGAAGAAGAgttggaagaggaagaggaagaggaggaggaagaagaagaggaaggagAAGAGAGGGTTGGACTTGAACATGAACATGAACATGAAGGAGGTGCTAATGGCACAGTGGTTAAAGATTCCGATGATGCTGATGTGAAAGCCCCTTTGGAGGAATCAGGGAATGGaaatgaagaagagaagaaagagaatGAACCATTTGCGGTGCCCACTGCTGGAGCCTTTTATATGCACGATGATAGGTTCAGGGACAATGCCGGTGCACGCCACAG GCGTATGCGTGGTGGAAGGAGACTGTGGGAGTCCAAGGATGATAGGAAGTGGGGACATGATAAGTTTGAGGAAATTACTTTGCAGGAAAGGCACTATAAAGAG GGAAGGAGACCTTCTAAGGGTAATTTTCGAGGCCGTGGTGGTAAAACACGAGGTGTTGACCACAGTGGAAGATATGTTAGAGGTAGCCGGAAAGGGTATGATAACAGAGGCAATCAAACTCAAGCACCAAAGAGTGTTGTGCGAGGGAGAGGACCCCAGAGGTATGAGCCTACTAATAAGAACAATGATTCAGCATCCCAGGTGCAAAATAAACA aCCTGGGAAGCAGCCAGAGAAAGCATCACATGCTAGTTTGGGAAAAACTTTTGCTCCTGTCTCTAATTCGAAGTCTGATCCTGTGCCTGCTAAGAAACAAGTGTTTGCATCAAATTTGAATTATGCATCCCCCCCCTTTTACCCTTCGAGTTCTTCCAACAAAGATATAAGTGTGGCACCAAAAGGGGATGTCCAAACGGGTGGTACAGGCAGGACTGTTCGCCCTGGTGTTGTGGATGAGGGTTTTTTGGTTCAACAGAACAATGTACTTCTTCGAGGAAAGAATGTTGTTGATCATGTCAGCATGGAGAAGCTATATATTGATGGGCCTGGCACTCCATCTGTTGGAAAGGCTTTTAACAATATGCATATTCCACCACCTGGATCTTCTGGAGTTAATCCTTCTCAGTCTGCTCATCCAAGAGGTCACGGGAGGAGTGGAGCAGTACCAGTGCAGATGAATTATCAGCCTGTTACCTCTCATAATCAACCAAGTAAAATTGATCCAACACAACTCCCGGCTATTCAAAGAACTGCTCCAGGGCGAACTTCACCTTCTTTGCAAGCCCCTGCTCCACAGGTTGGTAATCGACCTGGTAGTGGGTCTCAAGCTTCATCTCCCCCCAAAACATCCAGCGCGATTAGTTCATTGGATTCTGGAGAAATTGATGCAGCTTCAGATTCCGATAAATTGAAGGGTGCATTGGTTGGGAAGGGAAGGGGAGCTCCACAGGGTAGTGGAAGGGGCTCTTTTGTTTATGGTGGAGCTATGGGGACTGCTGGAAATATCAGTGGTACTCATGGAGATCATAACTTCCCAACCTTCTTGCCCG TTATGCAATTTGGAGGGCAACATCCCGGTGGCATAGGAGTTCCTGCTGTTGGCATGGCATTTCCTGGATATGTTGGTCAGCCTCAACTTGGTTTGGGAAACTCTGAAATGACCTG GCTACCAGTTTTGACTGGGGCAGCGGGTGCTTTAGGGGCAGCGGGTGCTCTAGGGGCTACATATTGTCCACCCTATCTCACTGTTGATGGTGCTTATCATGCCCGACAATCAGGACAAACATCTGCAACACCTATTTCAAG CAAGGAAAATAATGTGAATAAAGCTAATAATGAATGGAAATCACCACAGAAATCAG AGCCTGTAAATGATGAGTTTGGACAGAGGCAAAATAAGCCCCGCAG ATACTCGGAGATGAATTTTGGGCAATGA
- the LOC100795000 gene encoding uncharacterized protein yields the protein MEESINRGEYQPNLAKQSSLRLGGSFKSTLSGRSNPRNSPSFRRLNSVRTPRKEGRISVGGALWFRSNHLLLWLLLITLWAYLGFFVQSRWAHSDKKEEFSGFGTGPRNTNTDAEQIQRRDLLASDKSLSANNETGADIAGISKTISVALAKKDNDVPSHRKTSSKKRSKSRRSSKGKSRGKLKPTTEIKNTDIEEQEPEIPTTNNTYGLLVGPFGPMEDRILEWSPEKRSGTCNRKEDFARLVWSRRFILIFHELSMTGAPLSMMELATELLSCGATVSAVVLSRKGGLMSELARRRIKVLEDKSDLSFKTAMKADLVIAGSAVCASWIEQYIDHFPAGASQVAWWIMENRREYFDRSKDILHRVKMLVFLSESQSKQWQKWCEEESIKLRSLPEIVALSVNEELAFVAGIPSTLNTPSFSTEKMVEKKQLLRESVRKEMGLTDNDMLVISLSSINPGKGQLLLLESVSSVLEQGQLQDDKKMKKVSNIKEGLSSLTRKHRIRKLLPLMKNGKVASNSISSNSLSRRKQVLPNGKGTIQQSLKLLIGSVRSKSNKADYVKSLLSFLEQHPNASTSIFWTPATTRVASLYSAADVYVINSQGLGETFGRVTIEAMAYGLPVLGTDAGGTREIVENNVTGLLHPVGHPGNDVLAQNLRFLLKNQLARKQMGVEGRKKVQKMYLKQHMYKNFVEVITRCMRSK from the exons ATGGAGGAAAGCATCAATAGAGGGGAATATCAACCTAATTTGGCTAAACAGTCTTCTTTGAGATTAGGTGGCAGTTTTAAATCAACATTGTCTGGAAGATCAAATCCTCGAAATTCCCCTTCATTCCGGCGGCTTAATTCTGTGCGAACGCcaagaaaagaaggaaggatCAGCGTAGGCGGTGCACTGTGGTTTCGGAGCAATCATTTACTTTTGTGGTTGCTTCTAATCACCCTCTGGGCTTATCTTGGATTTTTTGTTCAGTCCAGGTGGGCTCATAGTGATAAGAAGGAAGAATTTTCTGGCTTTGGAACCGGGCCAAGAAATACCAACACAGATGCTGAACAGATTCAGCGACGTGATTTGCTTGCTAGCGATAAATCATTATCTGCTAATAATGAGACTGGTGCAGATATAGCAGGGATCAGTAAAACTATAAGTGTAGCTTTGGCAAAGAAAGACAATGATGTTCCATCTCATCGTAAAACAAGCTCAAAGAAGAGGAGCAAGAGCAGACGTTCTTCGAAAGGTAAATCACGTGGTAAGCTGAAACCAACTACAGAAATTAAGAACACTGATATAGAGGAGCAGGAGCCAGAAATTCCTACAACCAATAATACGTATGGATTGCTTGTTGGTCCGTTTGGCCCAATGGAGGATAGGATTCTGGAATGGAGTCCTGAGAAACGTTCTGGCACATGTAACAGGAAGGAGGACTTTGCACGTCTGGTTTGGTCCAGAAGATTTATCTTGATATTCCACGAGCTTTCCATGACTGGAGCTCCACTTTCAATGATGGAGTTGGCAACTGAACTTTTGAGCTGTGGGGCCACTGTTTCAGCTGTTGTGCTTAGCAGGAAAGGTGGTTTAATGTCAGAGCTTGCTAGGAGACGGATCAAGGTGCTTGAGGACAAATCAGATCTCAGCTTCAAAACTGCAATGAAGGCTGATCTTGTAATTGCTGGTTCAGCTGTCTGTGCATCATGGATTG AACAATATATTGATCATTTCCCAGCTGGTGCAAGCCAAGTTGCCTGGTGGATTATGGAAAATCGACGAGAGTACTTTGATCGTTCAAAGGATATATTGCACAGAGTAAAGATGTTGGTTTTTCTTTCTGAATCACAATCTAAACAGTGGCAAAAATGGTGTGAAGAGGAAAGCATAAAACTGAGATCCCTCCCTGAAATTGTTGCATTGTCTGTTAATGAAGAACTGGCATTTGTAGCTGGTATTCCTTCAACACTTAACACTCCATCCTTTAGTACCGAGAAAATGGTTGAGAAAAAGCAGTTATTGAGGGAATCAGTCCGAAAAGAAATGGGCCTAACTGATAATGACATGCTTGTGATATCTCTAAGCAGCATCAACCCTGGGAAGGGCCAGCTATTGCTTCTTGAATCAGTAAGCTCAGTACTTGAACAAGGACAGTTGCAAGatgataagaaaatgaaaaaagtgtcAAATATAAAGGAAGGCCTATCTTCCCTGACTAGAAAGCATCGTATTAGAAAATTGTTGCCATTGATGAAGAATGGGAAAGTAGCTTCAAATAGTATCTCAAGCAATTCTTTAAGCAG AAGGAAACAAGTGTTGCCTAATGGCAAAGGAACAATTCAACAATCTCTCAAACTTCTCATTGGTTCTGTTAGATCAAAGAGTAACAAGGCAGATTATGTTAAAAGCCTTCTAAGTTTCTTAGAACAACATCCAAACGCCTCGACATCAATTTTTTGGACTCCAGCCACAACTCGAGTTGCCTCACTTTACTCTGCTGCAGATGTTTATGTTATAAACTCTCAG GGGCTGGGAGAAACATTTGGACGTGTGACTATAGAAGCAATGGCATATGGTCTTCCG GTTCTTGGAACGGATGCTGGAGGAACACGGGAGATTGTTGAGAACAATGTTACTGGTCTTCTTCATCCTGTTGGACATCCGGGGAATGATGTTCTTGCACAGAATCTCCGGTTTTTACTCAAAAACCAGTTGGCAAGGAAGCAAATGGGGGTGGAAGGAAGAAAGAAGGTGCAGAAGATGTATTTGAAGCAACACATGTATAAGAATTTTGTAGAGGTTATTACTAGGTGCATGAGAAGCAAATAA
- the LOC100817910 gene encoding F-box/kelch-repeat protein At1g80440 yields the protein MELISGLPEDVARDCLIRIPYEQFPAVASVCKGWNTEIHSPDFHRRRRTTKQAQEILVTVQSNIDSEKTRTGLLAKSTTNPVYRLSVFEPKTGSWSELPLGPELAFGLPMFCRIAGVGFDLVVMGGWDPDSWKASNSVFIYNFLSAKWRRGADMPGGPRTFFACASDQNNQTVYVAGGHDEEKNALRSVLAYDVARDLWVPLPDMSRERDECKAVFRRGALCVVGGYCTEMQGRFERSAEVFDVATWKWGPVEEEFMDAAACPRTFVDGGDGAMYMCCGGDVVALQGDTWRNVAKVPGEIRNVACVGVWEGAMLVIGSSGFGEPHVGFVLDLKSWAWTKLVSPEEYTGHVQSGCLLEI from the coding sequence ATGGAGTTGATTTCAGGTCTACCAGAGGACGTAGCCCGAGACTGCTTAATTAGGATTCCCTACGAGCAATTCCCAGCGGTTGCTTCCGTCTGCAAAGGCTGGAACACGGAGATTCACTCGCCGGACTTTCACCGGCGTAGAAGAACCACCAAACAAGCCCAGGAAATCCTCGTCACGGTTCAATCCAATATAGACTCCGAAAAAACTCGAACCGGTTTGCTCGCGAAGTCCACCACGAACCCGGTTTACCGGCTCAGCGTATTCGAACCGAAAACGGGTTCATGGAGCGAGTTACCCTTGGGACCCGAACTCGCCTTCGGGTTACCCATGTTCTGTCGGATAGCGGGTGTCGGGTTCGACCTTGTCGTAATGGGCGGGTGGGACCCAGACTCGTGGAAAGCGTCGAATTCGGTTTTTATCTACAACTTCCTGTCGGCCAAGTGGCGGCGTGGGGCCGACATGCCGGGTGGGCCCCGCACGTTTTTCGCATGCGCGTCGGATCAGAACAATCAAACGGTGTACGTCGCGGGCGGACACGACGAGGAGAAGAACGCGCTGAGGTCAGTGCTTGCGTATGACGTGGCCAGAGACCTGTGGGTCCCTCTACCCGACATGTCACGTGAGCGCGACGAGTGCAAGGCCGTGTTCCGCCGTGGCGCGCTTTGCGTCGTCGGAGGGTACTGCACAGAGATGCAGGGCAGGTTCGAGCGGAGCGCGGAGGTTTTCGACGTTGCCACGTGGAAGTGGGGCCCGGTGGAGGAGGAGTTCATGGATGCCGCCGCGTGTCCACGCACGTTCGTCGACGGCGGGGATGGTGCGATGTACATGTGCTGCGGCGGTGACGTGGTTGCGTTGCAAGGGGACACGTGGCGGAATGTGGCGAAGGTGCCGGGTGAAATACGGAACGTTGCGTGCGTGGGAGTGTGGGAAGGGGCAATGCTGGTCATTGGATCGAGTGGGTTTGGGGAACCGCATGTGGGCTTTGTGTTGGATCTGAAAAGTTGGGCTTGGACTAAACTTGTGAGCCCAGAGGAGTACACTGGTCACGTTCAATCTGGTTGCCTTTTGGAAATTTAG